From the genome of Phaeodactylum tricornutum CCAP 1055/1 chromosome 9, whole genome shotgun sequence:
TGTCGACGGTAGACCTGATAGTCCGCATAGTTTCCAGGATAGTAGTACAGTGTTTTCTGCACAAACTCTATCACGTCCGTTGCCACATGGTTGACTAAATCCAAATCGTGCGAAACGAGTAGAACCGTCGTCTGCCGAGTCTTGCAAACCTCCATCAAACGGCGAAGCTGCAGTAGACCTTGTACATCCAAGGCGTTGGTCGGCTCATCAAGCAGAAGCAAATCGCAGCAGCAAAAGAACGCGAGAGACAACGCAACCTTTTTCCGTTGACCAGCGGAAAGCTTGGTCATGGGCATATTCCAAATGCGTTCCGCTAAACCCATGCACTCCAAGGCTTCTTTGGCCAGTGTCGTCAAAGACTTCTCATCGGCCTTTCCATCTCTGGAATCCTCCAGCAAGCTAATCTCCTCTCCGATTTGCTGGATTTTCTCTTGATCCTCTTCCAAGGTAATATCCAGAGATTCCAATTGAGCTTCGAGACTATCAATCTGCTCTTGAACGGAATTTGCCGAATCTTTGGTGAAGGCCCGATGCTTTTCGAGTAGGTAATCGATGGGAGTCGGAGTTACTTTTCCAGCGTCATCTTCGACGCCTTCCCAGCGATCGACAAAGATTTCTTGTGGAATGTAAAGAGTCGTTACGTGAGGTGGAAAACCGGGGATCTTTCCGGCGCGTATCCGTCGCAACAACGTCGACTTGCCGCATCCGTTCCGCCCCACCACGGCGTACGCTCTCCCACCTAGAAGTTTCAGGACCGCATCGTCCCCCAACAATACACGCGACGATCCTTGTGTCGTCCCAACATATTCCAGACGTATTCCTTCGACCACAATGTCTTTGGGTTGGAAGGTCCGTCGGGCTAATCCTCGTCCGCCTCGGCCGCGGCCGCCCCAACGGAGTGCCGAACCGTTCTCGGTTGCCCGGGCTAGAGCTTCGGTCCAAGCATTCTGCAACGCATCCGTATCGTCCAAACTCGTGAGCTGGGATTGCACAATTGCTGTGAGTGGTGAAGACGTTTCAACCATGGCGCTTTGGTAAAGACAAGAATTCCAATATCGTGAGTCCACTATTTATGCATTCGTATCTCCGGAAAAACGCCGGTTCCTCGTGTTCACGATCGGTGACAAACGTGCACCTTCAGACGCGTTTTCCAGTGTCGCGAACATCTCGGAATTTTCGGACAAAGAGTCAAGAGAATATCACTACTTTAGAGCTACGGGTATAGCCCCGTGACTTTGAATCGGAGAACGGTACCGTGCTAATAAGTGGCACTAATTGAAAAACTCCAAAAGCAAAtaacaaaagaaacaagcTGTGACGAGATAACTTATGGATGACGACACGACACAGATAGATTAAAAGACATGCGTATAAATATCTCACTCCTCTTGGTCACGCAAAGGTCTCAAATATTGTAAAATGCCAAAAATGTCATCAGAGACATTGTTTCCCTAAGATGATGCGTTAAAAACAAAATTTCAGGGCCCGATTTTCTTAGGTGCAGTCGTTTTGCGAAAACGTCGAATATTGTAATCAAGACTAGACCGACACAAATTAAGTGACATGTGGGAATTGCCAAGCTATTCCGTAAAGGCCACAAAGCCTCCATTATTGTAAACATGAATCCATCATTCAATACCTTCTTGGCTCTCGTGTTCGGTGTCCTCGTCATCCTTGTAGCATGGACGACATTCTACGCGACTCCGCAAGGGACATCGTCAGCACAGAATGGACCGTACGATCACGACCAACGTCACAGATTAACCCAAGCTGCCAGTTCCGACTTCGTTTTGACCCGTGTAAAGAAGAATGATCTCGACAAAATTGGAACTATGCTGGGGAACATGGTAGAAGCGCTAGAAAAACCCAATTCCATGGTAGAGCCGGCCACAGCATTATCTTCTCAAAGTTCCGCGGACCAAAGCAGAAACACGGTGCTGGTCGATGTTACTGGTACGGATGGAGAGATTCTCAAAATCATTCTTGACTCGTACGGTTGCAAAAGAACTGGCTGCTATGGAAACAGCTGCTCCGCTTACGCACCCGTCGACCGGCTTGTCGCTATCGCAGGCAGCGATGTTGTCCTTGAATTGCACCCCGCGCTACCCAAGACAAACAGCGGATCCATTGTTACCGAAGGAGATCGAGCCATGGACGCCGACGATGCTCGAACCCAATTTGGTGTATCAGGAGAGGGGATTCTCGTAGGAATTTTGTCTGACTCTTACAACTGCCTCGGGGGTGCAGCTGGTGACATTTCAAGTAAAGACTTGCCCGGTGGACAAAACGACATTGTTATTCTTCAAGATTTAGAAGGCGACGAATGCGCATCGGCAAAGGATGAAGGGCGAGCTATGATGCAAATCATTCACGATGTTGCGCCCGGCGCACGCTTGGCCTATCGAACGGCGTTTCGGGGGACTTCTGATTTTGCGTCTGGTATTCGGGAGCTTGCCCAGGCTGGATGCGACATTATTGTTGATGATATAGGGTACTTGACCGAGCCATTTTTTCAAGACGGAGACATTGCGCAGGCCGCTGATGAAGTTGTCGCCCAGGGAATtccgttcttttcttccagtgGAAACTATAACGAGTGGACGTGGGATGATCCAAATGGGTTCCGAAGCTCTGGACAAACTTTTACCGATGGTGAAAGCTCAGGGGATCGCCATCTCTTCGATGGAGCTGTAGCATCTCAGTCAATTTTTATCGAAAACGCAAATTCTGTTTACAGCTTCACTTTGCAGTGGGATGAACCCTTTAGATCTGTCCCGGGTTCTCAGATTGGAAGCGCCAGCAATCTCGACGTATTCTTTCTCGTCAATGGTAACGTCATCGCTAGGAGCACCGACAATAACATCGACAGAAATGCTGTCGAATTTCTTCAGGTCAATCCCTCAACCATAGCTGGAGTGAGTGGCGACACAGTCGAGTTAGAGATGATCATAACTCTTGTCGAAGGTCCGGCTCCAAGCTTTGTGAAAGTGATTTCTTTTAACGAGGCTGAGTTCGAGTTTTCTGCCAGCACGGGTACATCCTTTGGTCATCCAAATGCTGGTCGCGCCGCAGGAGTCGGTTCGGCCGTATTTGCGAATACACCCGAATTCGGCCGTGATCCTCCATTGATCAACGCCAATTCATCTCCTGGCGGTATTCCTATCTTTTTTGAAAACTCGGGAAGCCGACTTGGAGCTGCAGTTGTTCGGTCTCAACCGAGATTTGTAGGCCCCGATGGGGGACGAACGACTTTTTTCGGTAACGCGCCTGAGTTCCGATTCTTTGGAACCTCCGCTGCCGCACCACACGCTGCGGCGGTAGCAGCCCTGATGCTAGAGATCAATGATTCTCTAACACCGGACGAGATTTACACAATTTTGCAAGAGACTGCAATCGATATGGAAGATCCCAATACGTCTGAATTTGAGGTAGGATTCGACTTCCGTACTGGGCATGGGCTAGTGAATGCACTCGAGGCTGTGAGAAGGGCTGAACCAATCACACCAGGTGAACCCACAATCCAGCCAACCGCCCAACCATCCAGCATACCAACGGTGACTTCGATGGACGCTCCCACTACAGGAGATGACGAGCCCACAAGTCAGCCAACGTTTGAGCAAGCTGCTATTTCCGATGTACCGAGCAACAGTCTTTCTTTGGCTCCCACAGGTAGCACACTTCTACCTACAAACCAGGCGACGACTGTGGCTCCAACTTCGTCGACCAGCTTTCCAACAGGCAGTCCAATGACCTTCTTACCTACCGCGATACCACCGACGCTCCAGCCTACTGTCACATCGACATCAATACAGCTGAATCTCAACAACTTTTTGTTGACTCTTCTAGGTACAAACATaaacgaagaagccttgcGCCAGAGCCTTATTGAATACTTGTTGCAAGAGCTGTCGAAGGATTTCCCAGATCTGCTGAGCATTTCGTTAGATCTTGTATCATTTACGGAGCTCGGGCCCAATCAACTTGCGCTAGTGGAGTATTCGGGCTTGGCCACATTTCCAGAAAACAGTGTGGTTTCGCTCAAGGAGTTGCTCAAAGCCCAAACAGAAGCTTTAAAACATTTTAGTGATGTTGAGGCGGCGATCGTTGCTGGAGGGAACGATGTACGAGTTGTATCGATCGAGGTCGATCATGGGAGCTCTTCTAAGGGAAAGTCAAGCAACAGCACGACAATGAAAAGTTCAAAGAGTGGGAGGGGCAAgggaaaagcaaaaggatCTAGCAGCCGCGACTCGACGAGCTCGAAAACTGGAGGCAACGGGTCGACGAACGGAGGTAAAGGATCGATAAATGGAGGAAAAGGATCAAACGGATTGCGGATCTAATGTACTTTTTGGGAAGAATGGAAGAGATAGCCTATTGTTACTGCCTGGAATCCAATTTTGGAGTGGACACTCTCACGAGCACTCAAAATGGTGAAACAGACATAAAGTCAGACCGGTAGAAAAATTAATTGTTCAATTGAACATGGCTGCTGCTATCTGCGTACCTTTTTGAAATGTTCGACTCTTCTGCCATCCATGGGTTGGAAACTACTTGTATCGATTATTGTATTCTGCTCTGCGGGCTTTGTCCCCAGCAAAAATATTTGTCGcttgtcttcttctttcaTTTTCCTCTCGTATCAGGCGCTTTTCTCGAAGCGCTTCCAAAGAGCCTTCCTTAAGAAGAGTTAGAGATTCGCGAGGTTCTGGTGAGCTTCGTCTTCGTGACTTGGTTCGCCTCCTCGCAGAATGCGTCTCATCGGATGCCATCCTCTTCTCACGTGTGTGCTTTTTGGAATGGTGATCATGGTGATCCTCCATAGCAGAGAAGCTTTTTTCTCCGAGAAAAATAGTCATCCGTAGTCTTGCGACTCTTAGCGTCCACTACGCCTCGAACATGATCTTCGCAGTGCTTTGGGCGATTATTTTTTTTCGGGTGAGGAGAATGAACAGCAATGCCGTCCATTGGATCCAAACGCGACTTTATTTGCTCCTGTCGATCCCGCCCTGCAGGTTTAATCGAGGTCAACGCTTCATATGGTTTGTCGCGTAAGTAAAATGGCACACTGGTCGTTGACTCCCCTCCAGGTGGTGTCAGATACCCCGGATGAACTCCCTTGGAGGTTGTTCCACGAGACTGTCTACCTGAGCTGAAATTTTGAGTTGTCTTTTTGTGTTCGTTTTCCTCGACCTCGAACAGATTGACATGTTTTGCCGTGAATAGCGATTTTTGGCTACTTGGTGATGTAGATCGCTTTCCTTCTTTCAAGACCTTGACACGGTGTCGTGACCCGTCTCGCCGTGATTGTGCAGCCGTAGATTCTTGCACTTCCCGATGTTTGGCTTCATCGCGTAAGATTCGCTCTACATTTTCGGGCTTCCACGGGCAGTATGACTTTTTCGGGAGAATGATCAAACGACTGGACATTGCTCTGGCGTTTGAAGAACGAATGTAGCTATCAGGATTGTGTTCTTGTCAACAACGATTACTGGTTTTTTTCGCAGGTTTCCATTTTGTTCTCGTCTTGGAACAGGGTGGACAGCGGAACACCCCTTAGCGTCGTGATGCTGTTTTCGGTCAATTTTAACTTAAAGTAATAGTAGGACAATTTTGACGCTAGAGTGTTCCATGTACAAATATGTAGGAAAAGACGAGGTTATACCTGTGAATTACTCTTTTTAGTGTTTTTTTGATATGCCATCGACTTTACTTTTAAAAATGTCGACGCTAATGTAAACTATGAAAAAATGTTCCAACGCCGGCACTCGTTACAAATGAATGATGAGCGTTCTCTCGACGGTGTGTTCCAAATGGTGGATATGTTCATACCGCACAAACTAGACGCAGGCTTCTCCAGGGAGCACCGCCAGCGGCAAAAATTCTCTCGCATCCGCTGTTCCCATAAAGCGGAGTCTTTGCCGTACATGCGATCAAGATACATTGAGAAAGAAAGCCCATTAATTCCAGTTATAATGGCGTTTTGTTCGAGTGAGCAAAGCCCGGAGATGCTCGTCGGGAGCCATCGCTGCGGTCATTGCTCTTGATCCTGgtcctcgtcatcctcgtcttcgtcgaggAGCATCACCTCGAGACTACCAAACGCAAGCATACTGACTTTACCGGTTTCGGGGTTCGTGCATTCCAAAATACAGTCGCCCAAATCCAAATCGAGCCAGTGCTGTTGCGAATCTTCGTGATTGACGGTGGGAAAGACCTTGGACACCCGCAATCGTCGAGCCGTGGTGGCCTCATCTTTCCGTGAAACGTGATCTCCGAGTCGCATCTTGGTGGCTTGCTTTTGCTGTCGTCGCGTTCGTTTGTGAGACTCGCTCACTGGCCGGTTCCGTCGATCGGTCGTCGATTGcggttgccgttgttggaaGTAATACTGCAAACGTCCGACCGGATGCAGGCAACCCAAAACAATGGATGGTTTCGGGTCAAGCGCTGCGGGAAGTGATTGCACACACGAGTCCAAGCGACGACGTTCGCGTTCACTCCAGTGCGCCGTCACGTCATCGCTGGTCCATTGCGCGGTTCCGTCGTCTAACGATGGTGGTCGGGGCGGCAAAGCCACATGCGGACGCTTGCGACTGTGCCATGGATGCGGTGAATGCAAGATGTTGTGAACTATATTTGGTGCTTTGTTCCCGTCGGTGTTGACGTTTTCGTACACCATCCGGGCGGGAAGCTTGCGTGCCGCCGCTTCCACATCGCTCCAGTCACCCAGCCAATCCGTCCTTCCTTCTCGTCCGTACTGATCAATCTGATGTATGATGGAAGAAAAGTCGTAGTCGGTAGTGGAATTGGTGTGACGCCGTATAATGTTGCGGATCCGCGCGTAATTCGTCACGTACTCCTTCGTGGACGGTGTGTCAGGGTGCGGGACGGGGCGCGACGGTCCGTTCGTATCGGCTGGGTCGGTTGATTCGCTGTGCGTACCACTTTCCGTTGGAATACGGTCATAGAGGGTTGGACTTCCGGAGGTGACGACACGTTGGACAACCAGTGCCGTGGCGAAGTGTcccgcttcttccaaagccCGACTCCACTGCGCTCCGACTCGATGACACCGATCTCGTACGCGGGCAATCGCTTCGGCCGTCACGACGATCTGTTGGGATTCCGGTGAGACAACACCTAGATCGTTGCCGTTGGTTTCGGCGTTGATGGTCGCCGAAATGCCCATCGTCTCTCGTTGTAGACTCTGCAGGGCTACTTCCCTTAAGGCGGCGCGCACACACGGAATGACGAATCGATCGACCGCTGCTTGCGAGGCGCGCTGCCAAAACGCGGGCTCCTTGTCGGGCACAGACGCTTCCATGCCCCTACTCAAATACGAAGACCGTGAATGCTTCACTGAATGTGTTCATAGTCCTTCCATGATACCGTAATGCGGATGGAGTAATAGATTCCCAAGGGGTGTGTTCACACCGATCCTCTCTGGAACTGAGGGTATCTCTAGGTTGGCAGCTTTTACAGTCACCTTGTTTTGTGCGACATCCTACTACCGTCTTCCATTTGCATCAATACGGGAGGGATATGTGAGTAACGCTAACTGTAATATAAAAACCGTTACGGGGCACGCTATCTCCGAAGGCGATAGAACCCTGTGAACCTGCGATAGATAGGGGTGGAAGAGGCCGTCTGTCGAATCGTAGAAAACTCCGTCACCACAAGTGTCAGAATCGTCCAAACTCCTAGGTGAATGGGAGAATagcagaaagaaaaaaatggAATAGAGGCGACGGCCAAGTGAACAAATCGCTATTTGGACGAGATCATAGATTTATTGGGACTACCTGGGTCCACGGTGGTGCGCTGCATTGCTTTCAtgaactgacagtgaacaaatAACAGAGGATCCAATGATCTGTGTAAAAATTCAAAGTCCTCCAAACGCAGCAACTGAAACGTGTCCAATTGGTCTCATTTGCATACACGCCCCCACGTGCTTTTTCTGCCTCGAGAGCCCAAGATTCTCCCCCGAAAAGCAGGCAAACCGTTTCATTGTTTGCATCATGAGGAATAAACACACACGATTGTAATGTGATTTCCAGTTAACGAAACAAGAAGCTTTCAGTATTCCATTACTTGCATTGCCGCGAACGAATCCCTCTCAATGAAATTAGCGTCAAACCTGTTGAACATCTCCCTGCAACCAAATTCCGTATCCAGAATTTTATAACTACATACAGTGATTGCTGCGGTTTCGGGTACACCAACTGTGATCAAGAATTTCTATTCATCATGCTAAGTTGTGTCTATAAAGATTTAAAGCCACATCCTCGAACGCCACATCAAAATAGTAAACCTTGGATGTCCTAACTATAGGGAGCTAGCTGATAGCAGTGTTGAAAACCGTTACGCGGctgactcacagtcaagcatACTAGAACCCTATTTACATGAAATTTACCAAAGTAGGGGAAATTAAGTGTCTGTCGTCCcgtgtcacagtcagtttcaCGTCATGTTAGCATGCGTCGGGAAACGGCCAAACGGTTTCATTCTTGCCAACCCGAGACAACCTTTGTCACCTTTGTATTCCTTTCTGGATACCTTGGTTCACTCACAagtgttacagttagtcaaaACCTTTGCTCTCTTTGCGAAATTCGTGTTGCGTGCGCTTGTTCGCTCGTTCGCTCGTTCGTTACGCATACGAGACAGTGTTGATGGCGCAGGAGTGTTCTTCGAgagcgttgactgtgaagaaaCATCCTTTGTAGCACCCATCGCCATGTCGTCGAACGGGAACGATCCTCCAGAACTTCCCGGACCGAACAACCCCGGGAACGACCCTGCGTCAGTACCCGGGCCGCCGCCTCCGGTATCACACACATCACCTTATCCCCCGCCGCAACCCCACGCACGTTCGACGTTGTCTCCACCGCCGATTCAGACGCGGGCCGCGGCGGGTCCAACCCCCTTGGCCAGACAGGGATCACGGTATCATTTGACCCAGGCACAGCTCAGTCCCGCCGTGGGAGGCACAGTCTCTCGAGGGAACCCTGCACACCATCCCCCGTTGCCGCCCCAGCCCGCGTCTCCGGTAGATTCCCAATCCGGTGCGCAACCAAGTTCCGCCACACACAAGTTGACCAAGTCGTTGCAGAAACTCTTCGTCGCGACGAACGAATCGGACGGACGCAATCTCGGGTTTACTCCGTCGACGCGCATGGTGGCGTCGCACGAAAAAGCACGGGAAGCAAACACGGCTGCGGAGGCGCCCTTTCAGTGTCAATTCCAAGTCACCAAGCTGCGTTCTTGGCGGACGGGATATTTGCGAGTCTTGCGTCTCTACGACAACGAATTCGCCACCCTGGACGTGTCCAAAGAACCACCCACGGAAACGAATCGCTGGCGTTACCACTCGTTGACGGAATGGTTGGCCGTGCCTTCGAATGACCCAGCCGATGCCACCATACTACTCCAagtcgacaacgacaagctCAAGCTGTCCTGTCACGAAGTGGATCGCGCAACGGTATTGACGCGTTTGTTGCGCGGGCAGGATCAGGCCGGACAGGCCAATCTGCACCATTCCGTCCTCTTGGACAAGGTAGAACGCTATACACGACACGGGACGGCCGTACCCGTGCAATTACAGGCCAAGCCCTATGGATTGGTGGAGATGGATCCGAACACTCATCAAACGATACAAACGTACACCTACAACACTCTCGTCGGCATGGCCCTCACGACCGATCACTCCTCTGGCATTGTCCTCTATTGGAAAGACTTGACGCCTGCCCGATCGGGAGCGACGGACGCTCCGACTTTTGTCAAATCGCGATTGTATCTAATTCACGCGAGTCGTCGTCCCGGCGGTAACGGTCGCAGCGATTTGACCACGACCTTGCAATCTCATCTGGAAACCCTGGGACTCCCCTTTGTCATGCAATCCTCCACCACCGTGGTACAGTGGTTGCAAGCGCGTCGGGCTTGGCGGACTGGTCCCGTCGCCACCACCTGGGCCGTCACCAAGCGGACCCGTCGCCACGACAGTGCCATCGTCGGAACTTCCCAAGGATGGGTCGGCGGTGTCGTGTCACGACATTTGGTGGTCACGGGCAGTGGACACGTGATGGAACGGGACGGCTCCGGAGTTGTCGGGGCCCGACGATTGGCGGATTTGGTCTGCATCGTACGTGAACCGTCCGGGGACGAACTGTTGCTCGAGTTTCGCGATGGCACCGTAAGGTCCTACACTAGTCAGCAAAGGGACGCCCTAATCGTATCCCTCCTGGATGCCGCTCATACGTTGGGGGAAAATACTGCCGTTTACGTTTCGGACGTTCCGAGGCAAGCCCATTGCTTGTCCTGGTTGCCCGTAGGGTTCGAGGCCTCACCGACCAGTGGAATTTTTCACAACGATGCCGTTCCTCTGTTCTGTTTGAAACGGGTGTACGCACTGTCCACACAAGCCTACGCCTACATTTCCCGTCAATTTGAGGCGCTTTCGACAGGACAGCTGGAACCGGTCGATGTGGTGCACGAGTGTCGCGCCGTCGTCGAAGGTTGCCGCGAGTTCAACGCCAGCGTCCCGCCCTCGGGTGAAGGACTACCCACGGGAGAGAAGGACAAGACTGTAGTCGGTACGATTGGCGCACTTTGGGGTCTCGTATCGGGCCTGCTGGTGGAAGACCAGGCCAAGACTCAAGAGACTGTCGCCGCCAGTGGAGCGAGCCGGCAAAGGCACGTCGCGGAAGCTACGGCGGCTACGCTCTTGCAGACGCTGTATCGTTTGTCCAAATCGGTGACCGGATACAAGAGTACAGCGGAGCTATCCACTTTTCTGGAGACAATCCCGTTACTGTGGACTGTGAGCAATGAGTTTTGCAAGTACTGGGCTTTACAAGTGTTGAACGTTTTGCTCTCTGGGGTTACTCCGAAGCGCGATCTCGAAACGGAATACATCAACAAAAACGTTATTATCAAAACAGGTGGAGTAGCGATAGTGCGAGGAATTATTTCGTCGCTTGTCGAGCCTTCCAAGACGATGGGGTCGGACGGAAGGCAACAGCTTTCAGACATGCTACTCATGGTGGCAAGCGATATTCTTCAGAGTCTGCTGTGTTCCTACAATGACACCACGTCTCACGACCACTTCACTGCATTTATTGAGACCCTTGGTGAACAGTAAGTGTCTAATATTGTCAATGATGATCCCTTAGATGTCAGTAAGACTCACGACTTCTTTTTCTGACCAGTTATCAAGCTCTACTCTCGACTCTCCGTTCGCAAACTCCTTTTGTTATTGAAAATACTGCATTGTTGTTGCAACTGCTGTCAACCCATGCACCAACAACGGCGGCAGCAATACGAGATGCAGCACTCAGTTCGGCTGTGTTGCTGAAGCACTTTTACTATGCGGTATT
Proteins encoded in this window:
- a CDS encoding predicted protein — its product is MNPSFNTFLALVFGVLVILVAWTTFYATPQGTSSAQNGPYDHDQRHRLTQAASSDFVLTRVKKNDLDKIGTMLGNMVEALEKPNSMVEPATALSSQSSADQSRNTVLVDVTGTDGEILKIILDSYGCKRTGCYGNSCSAYAPVDRLVAIAGSDVVLELHPALPKTNSGSIVTEGDRAMDADDARTQFGVSGEGILVGILSDSYNCLGGAAGDISSKDLPGGQNDIVILQDLEGDECASAKDEGRAMMQIIHDVAPGARLAYRTAFRGTSDFASGIRELAQAGCDIIVDDIGYLTEPFFQDGDIAQAADEVVAQGIPFFSSSGNYNEWTWDDPNGFRSSGQTFTDGESSGDRHLFDGAVASQSIFIENANSVYSFTLQWDEPFRSVPGSQIGSASNLDVFFLVNGNVIARSTDNNIDRNAVEFLQVNPSTIAGVSGDTVELEMIITLVEGPAPSFVKVISFNEAEFEFSASTGTSFGHPNAGRAAGVGSAVFANTPEFGRDPPLINANSSPGGIPIFFENSGSRLGAAVVRSQPRFVGPDGGRTTFFGNAPEFRFFGTSAAAPHAAAVAALMLEINDSLTPDEIYTILQETAIDMEDPNTSEFEVGFDFRTGHGLVNALEAVRRAEPITPGEPTIQPTAQPSSIPTVTSMDAPTTGDDEPTSQPTFEQAAISDVPSNSLSLAPTGSTLLPTNQATTVAPTSSTSFPTGSPMTFLPTAIPPTLQPTVTSTSIQLNLNNFLLTLLGTNINEEALRQSLIEYLLQELSKDFPDLLSISLDLVSFTELGPNQLALVEYSGLATFPENSVVSLKELLKAQTEALKHFSDVEAAIVAGGNDVRVVSIEVDHGSSSKGKSSNSTTMKSSKSGRGKGKAKGSSSRDSTSSKTGGNGSTNGGKGSINGGKGSNGLRI
- a CDS encoding predicted protein; this translates as MEASVPDKEPAFWQRASQAAVDRFVIPCVRAALREVALQSLQRETMGISATINAETNGNDLGVVSPESQQIVVTAEAIARVRDRCHRVGAQWSRALEEAGHFATALVVQRVVTSGSPTLYDRIPTESGTHSESTDPADTNGPSRPVPHPDTPSTKEYVTNYARIRNIIRRHTNSTTDYDFSSIIHQIDQYGREGRTDWLGDWSDVEAAARKLPARMVYENVNTDGNKAPNIVHNILHSPHPWHSRKRPHVALPPRPPSLDDGTAQWTSDDVTAHWSERERRRLDSCVQSLPAALDPKPSIVLGCLHPVGRLQYYFQQRQPQSTTDRRNRPVSESHKRTRRQQKQATKMRLGDHVSRKDEATTARRLRVSKVFPTVNHEDSQQHWLDLDLGDCILECTNPETGKVSMLAFGSLEVMLLDEDEDDEDQDQEQ
- a CDS encoding predicted protein, yielding MSSNGNDPPELPGPNNPGNDPASVPGPPPPVSHTSPYPPPQPHARSTLSPPPIQTRAAAGPTPLARQGSRYHLTQAQLSPAVGGTVSRGNPAHHPPLPPQPASPVDSQSGAQPSSATHKLTKSLQKLFVATNESDGRNLGFTPSTRMVASHEKAREANTAAEAPFQCQFQVTKLRSWRTGYLRVLRLYDNEFATLDVSKEPPTETNRWRYHSLTEWLAVPSNDPADATILLQVDNDKLKLSCHEVDRATVLTRLLRGQDQAGQANLHHSVLLDKVERYTRHGTAVPVQLQAKPYGLVEMDPNTHQTIQTYTYNTLVGMALTTDHSSGIVLYWKDLTPARSGATDAPTFVKSRLYLIHASRRPGGNGRSDLTTTLQSHLETLGLPFVMQSSTTVVQWLQARRAWRTGPVATTWAVTKRTRRHDSAIVGTSQGWVGGVVSRHLVVTGSGHVMERDGSGVVGARRLADLVCIVREPSGDELLLEFRDGTVRSYTSQQRDALIVSLLDAAHTLGENTAVYVSDVPRQAHCLSWLPVGFEASPTSGIFHNDAVPLFCLKRVYALSTQAYAYISRQFEALSTGQLEPVDVVHECRAVVEGCREFNASVPPSGEGLPTGEKDKTVVGTIGALWGLVSGLLVEDQAKTQETVAASGASRQRHVAEATAATLLQTLYRLSKSVTGYKSTAELSTFLETIPLLWTVSNEFCKYWALQVLNVLLSGVTPKRDLETEYINKNVIIKTGGVAIVRGIISSLVEPSKTMGSDGRQQLSDMLLMVASDILQSLLCSYNDTTSHDHFTAFIETLGEQ